A region of Photobacterium sanguinicancri DNA encodes the following proteins:
- a CDS encoding LabA-like NYN domain-containing protein codes for MEKVAIFVDVQNIYYTVKEKYHCNFDYNAFWAEATQGREVVAAYAYAIHRGDEKQRQFQNILRGIGFEVKLKPFIQRSDGSAKGDWDVGITLDVVEHAPDVDRVILLSGDGDFDLLVDKVQTKFGASVEIYGVPGLTATSLQNTAHFYREIEQTLLLGR; via the coding sequence GTGGAAAAAGTCGCTATTTTTGTCGATGTGCAAAACATCTATTACACGGTAAAAGAAAAATACCACTGTAACTTCGATTACAACGCATTTTGGGCTGAAGCAACCCAAGGGCGAGAAGTCGTGGCGGCCTATGCTTATGCAATTCACCGTGGCGATGAAAAACAGCGTCAGTTCCAAAATATCTTGCGCGGCATTGGCTTTGAAGTGAAATTAAAGCCTTTCATCCAACGTAGTGATGGTTCCGCTAAAGGAGACTGGGATGTAGGCATTACGCTGGATGTTGTAGAACACGCACCTGACGTTGACCGCGTTATTCTTCTATCCGGTGATGGTGATTTCGATTTATTGGTTGATAAAGTACAAACCAAATTCGGAGCAAGTGTGGAAATATATGGTGTACCCGGCTTAACGGCTACATCATTACAAAACACTGCCCACTTCTATCGTGAGATTGAGCAAACACTGCTGCTTGGTCGATAA
- a CDS encoding NAD-dependent succinate-semialdehyde dehydrogenase: MNLQQHTIFKQQVYIAGQWCDADSNSNQPVYNPADGSLLGHVPECGQLETQRAINAADIASKSWRKTTAKEKSQVLRRWFDLIQQHSEALAEILTAEQGKPLTEAKAEIAYAASFIEWYAEQAKRIRGEMIPSHRPDARILVSHEAIGVVGAITPWNFPAAMITRKCGPAFAAGCSVVLKPAPDTPFTALALAALAEQAGLPKGLFSVVTGDAVAIGGELTSNKTVRKISFTGSTAIGKLLMAQSAASVKKMSLELGGNAPFIVFDDADLEKALAGYMVAKFRNAGQTCVCANRLYVHESVYDRFMKMLTDKVSSLVMGNGFIEGVDIGPMINRSAVEKVEAHIHDAVQKGATLLYGSQEKSSTHFVQPAVLRDVTDDMLVATEETFGPLAAAFTFSDDDDVIARANNTDSGLAAYIYTQSLSKAFRMSEALEYGMVGVNEGLISTEVAPFGGIKESGLGREGAAQGIDEYLETKYTLMGGL; encoded by the coding sequence TTGAATCTACAACAGCATACTATTTTTAAGCAGCAAGTTTACATTGCAGGCCAATGGTGCGATGCCGACTCTAACAGTAATCAGCCCGTATATAACCCTGCCGATGGCAGCCTTCTTGGGCATGTGCCTGAGTGTGGTCAACTTGAAACACAGCGCGCGATTAATGCTGCTGATATCGCGTCTAAATCCTGGCGAAAAACGACAGCAAAAGAAAAATCGCAAGTATTACGTCGTTGGTTTGATTTAATCCAACAGCACAGTGAGGCTCTGGCCGAAATTTTAACGGCAGAGCAAGGTAAGCCGTTAACAGAGGCAAAAGCTGAGATTGCCTATGCGGCCAGTTTTATCGAGTGGTATGCCGAACAAGCAAAGCGTATTCGAGGTGAAATGATACCGAGCCATAGACCTGATGCGCGGATCTTAGTGAGCCATGAGGCGATTGGTGTTGTGGGGGCGATTACCCCTTGGAACTTTCCCGCCGCGATGATTACACGTAAATGTGGTCCTGCTTTCGCTGCTGGTTGTAGCGTGGTATTAAAACCAGCGCCTGATACCCCATTTACTGCGTTAGCTCTAGCTGCTTTGGCAGAACAAGCAGGCTTGCCTAAAGGTTTGTTTAGTGTGGTAACGGGTGATGCTGTGGCGATAGGTGGTGAGCTGACTAGCAATAAAACAGTACGGAAAATTTCATTCACTGGATCGACAGCAATTGGCAAATTACTGATGGCGCAATCCGCTGCATCGGTGAAAAAAATGTCGCTAGAATTAGGTGGTAACGCGCCATTTATTGTTTTTGACGACGCTGACTTAGAAAAAGCACTCGCCGGTTATATGGTGGCAAAATTCCGCAATGCTGGGCAAACCTGTGTGTGTGCAAATCGCTTGTACGTACATGAAAGTGTTTACGATAGATTTATGAAGATGCTAACCGATAAAGTATCATCTCTTGTGATGGGTAATGGCTTCATTGAAGGGGTAGATATTGGCCCGATGATCAATCGTTCTGCGGTTGAAAAGGTTGAAGCTCATATTCATGATGCAGTACAGAAAGGGGCAACCCTGTTGTATGGCAGCCAAGAAAAGTCATCAACGCATTTTGTGCAGCCAGCTGTTTTACGTGATGTGACAGATGACATGTTAGTCGCAACAGAAGAAACCTTTGGCCCTTTAGCTGCGGCCTTTACTTTCAGTGACGACGACGATGTCATTGCACGCGCGAATAATACTGACTCAGGCTTAGCGGCTTATATTTATACCCAATCATTATCAAAAGCATTCCGAATGAGTGAAGCCTTGGAATACGGCATGGTTGGTGTGAATGAAGGGCTAATTTCAACCGAAGTTGCTCCATTTGGTGGTATTAAAGAATCAGGACTTGGCCGCGAGGGTGCAGCGCAAGGTATTGATGAATACTTAGAAACGAAATACACCCTGATGGGCGGGTTGTAG
- a CDS encoding LysR family transcriptional regulator has translation MKISQVEMFLHASQTGSISEAARKLGKSRTTVSAALSALEDDLGVKLLTRTGNRILLTDIGQTVANDCVRLAMIANEIKTKCTQHIEGVESAIRIARDDALPESLWRDLIKQLKHTFPKTSLSVYVAPPPELENLVEQNIVDVAYGLLPANHRAPRLHHVDLGQIRMMSVAHKDHPLSQLRKVHSADLERYTEIALAYIDDESLKAVSPKSTNYIALAFYEYLRNAVVDGTGWSYVPDLLIKDRLRDGTVKVIKHNRAMSWQPYGEIVEQESRRGAVIQWLSDQLEDYLFDHSGAE, from the coding sequence ATGAAAATATCCCAAGTGGAAATGTTTCTTCATGCCAGCCAAACAGGCTCTATAAGCGAGGCCGCTCGAAAACTTGGCAAGAGCCGTACGACAGTGAGCGCGGCTTTAAGCGCACTCGAAGATGATTTAGGGGTAAAACTACTGACACGTACTGGTAATCGTATTTTACTGACCGACATTGGCCAAACTGTCGCGAACGATTGTGTTCGACTAGCCATGATAGCCAATGAAATTAAGACCAAATGCACTCAACATATTGAAGGAGTTGAATCGGCCATTCGTATCGCCCGTGACGATGCACTACCAGAATCACTGTGGCGAGATTTGATCAAGCAACTGAAACACACCTTCCCCAAAACCAGCTTGTCTGTGTATGTTGCCCCTCCGCCTGAATTGGAGAACTTGGTTGAACAAAACATTGTTGATGTCGCGTATGGTTTATTACCCGCTAATCATCGTGCACCTCGATTACACCATGTCGATTTAGGGCAAATCAGGATGATGTCGGTTGCCCATAAAGATCACCCGTTAAGCCAATTACGAAAAGTGCACAGTGCAGATTTAGAGCGTTATACCGAAATTGCTTTAGCTTATATTGATGATGAAAGCCTGAAAGCGGTATCACCAAAATCAACTAACTACATTGCACTGGCCTTTTATGAATACTTACGAAATGCTGTTGTAGACGGTACAGGCTGGTCTTACGTCCCTGATTTACTCATTAAAGATCGGTTACGTGACGGTACGGTGAAAGTCATCAAACATAACCGAGCAATGAGCTGGCAGCCTTATGGTGAAATAGTCGAACAAGAATCACGCCGCGGTGCTGTTATCCAATGGCTATCAGATCAGCTAGAAGACTACCTATTCGATCACTCTGGAGCAGAATAG
- a CDS encoding bifunctional NUDIX hydrolase/phosphatase PAP2 family protein — MVGIQNVIVKMILGVFLLCLSGISSANSINVNNNEQADKHVVGAVCVIRVDDKLVMLSEVITKKISLPGGYIEPNTTPEESAIREALEETGIKVEIAHLIQQRERALIYACVAQDPILVSTTKDSLGFAIVESWFAEHFGKEVRRVYLISPDELKASDYRFPNDKPLLKKWLAVTPESAVDYYSDLSDRVNLLHQLELQLISQFQHWVKSWPQTQQSIFETTIAVLNLPGEVGFIAFLLVVSAVMFGTKGVLRLSIILLSVTFISSVLKLSIGSPRPFYIVPALKQASAYGFSFPSGHTLIATVLWGLAWYYLTHKRGLLVMFLLLPVAYFLAFGQAVARVWYGVHFITDTMASLILGTGMVAIYIAWLNAENNALDDCIMSKWFWLSLSLFVGFIASFSHAPDHVYLFSVLLGIFLGLDYVSWEPLKRPLKVGQIIFTAGLFALGAGVIAWVTNWFACQSSVSLIVLSIRSLGCFLAGIWLLTGTTLIRKVISTKLVA; from the coding sequence GTGGTTGGTATCCAAAACGTTATCGTAAAAATGATCCTTGGTGTGTTTTTGTTATGCCTCTCAGGTATTTCAAGCGCTAACTCGATTAACGTAAATAATAATGAGCAAGCTGATAAACATGTTGTGGGTGCTGTTTGTGTGATCCGCGTTGATGATAAATTAGTCATGCTTTCAGAAGTCATAACAAAGAAAATATCACTGCCGGGCGGCTATATAGAGCCTAACACCACACCAGAAGAGAGTGCGATTCGTGAAGCATTGGAAGAAACTGGGATAAAAGTTGAGATAGCACACCTTATTCAGCAGCGAGAGCGAGCGCTAATTTATGCTTGTGTTGCACAAGATCCAATACTTGTATCGACAACCAAAGATTCGTTAGGATTCGCAATAGTCGAGTCATGGTTTGCTGAGCATTTTGGCAAAGAAGTTCGCCGTGTCTATCTTATTAGCCCTGACGAGCTAAAAGCATCAGATTATCGTTTTCCTAACGATAAACCGTTATTAAAAAAATGGTTGGCGGTAACACCTGAAAGTGCGGTCGACTATTATTCTGATTTAAGTGATCGTGTTAACTTACTTCATCAGTTGGAATTACAGCTTATTAGCCAATTTCAACATTGGGTTAAAAGCTGGCCACAAACTCAGCAATCTATTTTTGAGACGACAATCGCGGTATTAAATTTGCCCGGTGAAGTTGGGTTTATCGCTTTTCTACTCGTGGTTAGTGCCGTTATGTTTGGTACCAAAGGTGTATTGCGTTTATCCATTATTTTGCTAAGCGTTACCTTTATTTCCTCGGTGCTGAAATTAAGTATCGGTTCACCGCGACCGTTTTATATTGTGCCTGCATTAAAACAAGCCAGTGCCTATGGTTTTAGTTTTCCTAGTGGACACACGTTAATAGCAACGGTTTTGTGGGGGCTTGCATGGTACTACTTAACGCATAAACGTGGCTTACTGGTGATGTTCTTATTATTGCCCGTCGCTTATTTTCTTGCGTTTGGACAAGCTGTCGCACGCGTCTGGTATGGCGTACATTTTATTACCGATACAATGGCAAGCTTAATTCTAGGTACTGGTATGGTGGCGATTTATATAGCGTGGCTCAATGCAGAGAACAACGCCCTAGATGACTGTATTATGAGTAAGTGGTTTTGGTTATCGCTATCTTTGTTTGTTGGGTTTATTGCTAGTTTTAGTCATGCGCCAGACCATGTTTATCTGTTTTCTGTTCTCCTCGGGATATTTTTAGGCTTGGATTATGTGAGCTGGGAGCCGCTTAAGCGCCCACTAAAGGTGGGGCAAATTATCTTTACCGCTGGATTATTTGCGTTAGGAGCTGGCGTGATTGCTTGGGTAACAAATTGGTTTGCCTGCCAGTCGAGCGTTAGCTTAATCGTGTTATCTATACGCTCTCTGGGCTGCTTTCTTGCAGGAATTTGGCTTTTAACGGGTACAACCCTGATCCGAAAAGTAATTTCAACTAAGTTAGTAGCATAA
- the aqpZ gene encoding aquaporin Z, translated as MFKKLVAEFIGTFWLVLGGCGSAVLAAAFPDVGIGLLGVSLAFGLTVVTMAYAIGHISGCHLNPAVTVGLWSGGRFPVADVVPYILSQVLGAIVGAYVLYVIASGQAGFDLAGGLASNGYGEHSPGGYSLLSGFVTEFVMTFMFLIVILGATHKLATPGMAGLAIGLALTLIHLISIPVTNTSVNPARSTGPALLVGDWAVSQLWLFWLAPLLGALVAGIVYRWLSPQED; from the coding sequence ATGTTTAAAAAGCTAGTAGCGGAGTTTATTGGCACATTTTGGTTAGTACTTGGAGGCTGTGGTAGTGCAGTATTAGCTGCCGCTTTTCCTGATGTCGGCATTGGCTTACTCGGGGTATCACTTGCCTTTGGTTTAACGGTTGTCACTATGGCTTATGCTATTGGCCATATTTCGGGTTGTCACCTCAACCCTGCAGTCACTGTTGGGCTATGGTCGGGCGGTCGCTTTCCCGTAGCTGATGTTGTTCCTTATATCTTATCCCAAGTACTTGGTGCCATTGTGGGCGCTTATGTACTCTATGTTATTGCCAGCGGCCAAGCTGGATTTGACTTAGCAGGGGGACTCGCATCTAACGGTTATGGTGAGCATTCACCCGGTGGTTACAGTTTACTTTCAGGTTTTGTGACTGAATTTGTTATGACTTTTATGTTTTTGATTGTCATCTTAGGTGCCACCCACAAACTGGCAACACCAGGTATGGCAGGACTTGCGATTGGTTTAGCGCTCACACTGATTCACTTAATCAGTATCCCTGTGACAAATACTTCCGTAAACCCAGCACGTAGTACTGGCCCTGCGTTATTAGTTGGCGATTGGGCAGTGTCGCAGCTGTGGTTATTCTGGCTAGCACCTTTACTTGGCGCGCTAGTTGCGGGGATAGTTTATCGTTGGTTGAGTCCGCAAGAAGACTAA
- a CDS encoding cation transporter yields MSCNIQLERKLLQFSTLSSFLFAVMGIALGLWLGSLVIVFDGAYSFVSLALTLVSLAAAAYLHRDKTTQKTAHSVTHSQQVESGVIAFKGMVITIMCLVSFYAAVEAIFMGGRNIDTGIALVFGVVNVVGCFINYKVMAVYSGKAESALVDAESKQWLMDTVISGAVLIGFTIATGLKMSSYAHFAPYADPVMVIIASVYFVIVPLKMTWGALKQIQATRQISITA; encoded by the coding sequence ATGTCATGCAATATCCAACTAGAGCGTAAGTTACTTCAGTTTTCAACGTTATCATCATTCCTTTTTGCCGTTATGGGGATCGCCCTTGGTTTGTGGCTTGGCTCTTTAGTTATTGTTTTCGATGGTGCGTATTCATTTGTCAGCTTAGCGCTAACACTGGTCTCTTTAGCCGCTGCTGCGTATTTACACCGTGATAAAACCACACAGAAAACAGCACACTCGGTAACGCATTCTCAGCAAGTTGAGTCTGGTGTGATTGCCTTTAAAGGTATGGTGATCACTATTATGTGTTTGGTGTCTTTTTATGCCGCAGTCGAAGCCATTTTTATGGGGGGCCGTAATATAGATACGGGTATCGCTTTAGTCTTTGGTGTGGTTAACGTTGTTGGTTGTTTCATTAACTATAAAGTGATGGCAGTTTACAGTGGTAAAGCGGAGTCTGCGTTGGTGGATGCGGAGTCTAAGCAATGGTTGATGGATACCGTGATAAGTGGTGCTGTATTAATTGGTTTTACAATCGCGACTGGTTTGAAAATGTCATCGTATGCTCACTTTGCACCGTATGCCGATCCCGTGATGGTGATTATCGCTTCAGTCTATTTTGTGATTGTACCGTTAAAAATGACATGGGGTGCGCTTAAGCAGATACAAGCTACTCGCCAGATAAGCATTACTGCCTAA
- the ydiJ gene encoding D-2-hydroxyglutarate dehydrogenase YdiJ, translated as MLPALTTQSSIDSVVLDYLNELDQAGFLGDIETTYASRLAVATDNSVYQQLPQAVIFPTNIDDLSLIGKVGASELFRTVSFSPRGGGTGTNGQSLTQGVVVDISRHMNQILEVNPVEGWVRVQTGVIKDQLNDALRPHGYFFSPDLSTSNRATIGGMINTDASGQGSLKYGKTSDHVLSLTAVLVDGSVLNTAPVVSSDKAGSPDDNFAANAQRVSEQVCREKRPQIIDKFPPLNRFLTGYDLKNVFDDDLTQFDIARLLCGAEGSLAFIAEAKLNITPIPKARTLVNIKYNSFDSALRNAPMMVEANALSVETVDSRVLNLAKQDIVWHTVSDLLTDVPGKDMQGINMVEFANSSVAENQQQVTELCQRLDVLIANNEQGLIGYQVCDDLASIQKIYAMRKKAVGLLGAAKGAKKPIAFAEDTCVPPENLADFIAEFRQLLDEKQLNYGMFGHVDAGVLHVRPALDMCDPEQEMLMKIISDQVVALVAKYGGLMWGEHGKGFRSEYGPEFFGDELFTELRRIKAAFDPDNRMNPGKICTPIESDAELVKVDGVKRGFYDRQIPVKTRDSFKQAMECNGNGLCFNYDTSSPMCPSMKISADRRHSPKGRAGLVREWLRQLAEQGIDPLVLEQKLLTTTPTIKQIIDRLKNTYGSQRAAYDYSHEVMEAMNGCLACKACASQCPIKVDVPSFRSRFMHMYYSRYQRPAKDYLVAYVESYLPLMAKAPALFNAVMRPQWSQSLTAKTIGYVDMPALSVPTLQERLDGHQATRFDLTWLQALSAQERQHYVLIVQDPFTSFYDADVVSDFVLLAEKLGKKPIIVPFKPNGKAQHVKGFLRQFAKTAKNTAEFLNQLSALNIPLVGVDPALVLCYRDEYNEVLADQRGDFAVLTAHEWLLPLLPELQKQKAAEKSEPWHLFAHCTEKTKLPNAEKEWGAIFTHFGAVLETVPVGCCGMAGTFGHEKDKLEMSKGVYELSWQKNLALRDPERCLVTGYSCRSQVKRFEHRKLKHPVQALLQLVP; from the coding sequence ATGTTACCCGCACTGACAACTCAGAGCAGTATCGACAGTGTCGTACTGGACTACCTGAATGAACTCGACCAAGCTGGTTTTCTTGGTGATATTGAAACCACTTACGCCAGCCGACTCGCTGTAGCCACTGACAACAGCGTTTATCAGCAATTACCACAAGCCGTTATTTTTCCTACAAATATCGACGACTTATCACTGATAGGTAAAGTTGGTGCATCTGAACTTTTTCGTACTGTTTCTTTTTCTCCTCGCGGTGGCGGCACTGGCACTAACGGCCAGTCTTTGACTCAAGGGGTTGTGGTGGATATTTCACGCCACATGAACCAGATTTTGGAAGTGAACCCAGTTGAAGGCTGGGTACGGGTGCAAACCGGTGTCATCAAAGACCAGCTTAATGATGCACTTCGCCCTCATGGCTATTTTTTCTCGCCCGATCTGTCTACCAGTAATCGCGCCACAATTGGCGGTATGATTAATACTGATGCATCTGGTCAAGGTTCGCTTAAATATGGCAAAACCTCTGATCATGTCTTGTCTCTGACGGCGGTACTGGTTGATGGTTCTGTATTGAATACGGCACCAGTTGTATCTTCAGACAAGGCTGGCTCACCTGACGACAACTTTGCCGCGAATGCACAGCGAGTGAGTGAGCAGGTTTGTCGTGAAAAACGCCCTCAAATTATCGATAAATTCCCACCGCTGAATCGCTTCCTGACTGGGTACGATCTTAAAAATGTGTTCGATGATGACCTTACACAGTTCGATATTGCTCGCTTGCTATGTGGTGCTGAAGGGTCATTAGCTTTTATTGCTGAAGCAAAGCTTAATATCACCCCAATCCCAAAGGCGCGTACTTTGGTGAACATTAAATACAATAGCTTTGATTCAGCCTTACGTAATGCGCCTATGATGGTTGAGGCGAATGCCTTATCGGTAGAAACCGTGGATTCTCGCGTGTTGAATTTAGCCAAACAAGACATTGTGTGGCATACGGTAAGTGATTTATTAACTGATGTCCCCGGCAAAGATATGCAGGGAATCAATATGGTGGAATTTGCTAATAGCTCAGTGGCTGAAAATCAACAACAAGTCACTGAACTTTGCCAGCGCCTTGATGTATTGATTGCCAATAATGAGCAAGGCCTGATTGGTTACCAGGTCTGTGATGATCTTGCGAGCATTCAAAAAATTTATGCGATGCGTAAAAAAGCGGTGGGGCTATTAGGTGCTGCTAAAGGGGCGAAAAAGCCCATCGCTTTTGCAGAAGACACCTGTGTTCCACCGGAAAATCTAGCCGACTTCATTGCTGAATTTCGTCAGTTATTGGACGAGAAACAATTGAATTACGGCATGTTTGGTCATGTTGATGCGGGTGTTTTACATGTTCGTCCCGCTTTAGATATGTGTGATCCTGAGCAAGAGATGTTGATGAAAATCATTTCTGATCAAGTGGTTGCGCTGGTGGCTAAATATGGCGGTTTGATGTGGGGCGAACACGGAAAAGGTTTCCGTTCTGAATATGGCCCTGAATTTTTTGGCGATGAATTATTTACTGAACTGCGTCGAATAAAAGCGGCGTTTGATCCTGATAATCGCATGAACCCAGGCAAAATTTGTACGCCCATTGAGAGTGATGCAGAGCTTGTGAAAGTGGATGGTGTGAAACGTGGTTTTTATGATCGACAGATCCCAGTAAAAACACGTGATAGCTTTAAGCAGGCGATGGAATGTAATGGTAATGGCTTGTGCTTCAATTACGATACCAGTTCACCTATGTGTCCATCGATGAAGATCAGTGCTGATCGCCGTCATTCCCCCAAAGGCCGTGCTGGCTTAGTGCGTGAATGGTTACGTCAGCTTGCTGAACAAGGCATTGACCCTCTTGTGTTAGAGCAGAAGCTGCTAACAACGACGCCGACGATCAAACAAATTATAGATAGGCTAAAAAACACCTACGGTAGTCAACGCGCCGCTTACGATTATTCACATGAAGTGATGGAAGCAATGAATGGCTGCTTAGCGTGTAAAGCGTGTGCGAGCCAATGTCCGATCAAAGTTGATGTACCGAGCTTTCGCTCGCGCTTTATGCATATGTATTACAGCCGTTATCAACGTCCGGCCAAAGATTACTTAGTGGCGTATGTTGAAAGCTATTTACCGCTCATGGCAAAAGCCCCTGCATTATTTAATGCGGTGATGCGCCCACAATGGTCACAATCGTTAACGGCAAAAACGATTGGCTATGTAGATATGCCTGCATTGTCTGTACCGACGTTGCAAGAAAGGTTAGATGGTCATCAGGCGACACGTTTTGATCTTACTTGGTTACAAGCGCTATCAGCTCAAGAGCGTCAGCACTATGTATTAATAGTGCAGGATCCGTTCACCTCTTTCTACGATGCAGATGTTGTCAGCGATTTCGTACTGTTGGCTGAAAAGCTAGGTAAGAAGCCAATTATTGTACCGTTTAAACCGAATGGTAAAGCGCAGCATGTGAAAGGTTTCTTACGTCAGTTTGCTAAAACGGCAAAAAATACCGCTGAGTTTTTGAATCAACTATCAGCACTAAATATACCTCTGGTTGGCGTTGATCCTGCTTTAGTGCTTTGTTATCGCGATGAATACAATGAAGTGCTTGCTGATCAGCGAGGTGACTTTGCTGTATTAACCGCCCATGAATGGCTGTTACCGCTATTACCTGAATTGCAAAAGCAAAAAGCGGCCGAAAAATCGGAACCTTGGCACCTCTTTGCACACTGTACCGAGAAAACTAAATTACCCAATGCAGAGAAAGAGTGGGGTGCTATCTTTACTCATTTTGGGGCGGTACTAGAAACTGTGCCAGTGGGTTGTTGTGGTATGGCAGGAACATTTGGCCATGAGAAAGACAAGCTTGAAATGTCTAAAGGCGTGTATGAGCTCAGTTGGCAGAAAAACCTAGCTCTGCGTGATCCTGAACGCTGTTTAGTCACAGGTTATTCGTGTCGAAGCCAAGTTAAACGTTTTGAGCACCGCAAGTTGAAGCATCCTGTTCAAGCACTATTGCAGCTAGTACCTTAA
- a CDS encoding pirin family protein, whose translation MAEKTRTIKKVRYGLKSGSMTAYIQSGEIEELNPFALWDHYQAKNVCQPVGLDFHGHSGVNTITYPICGHLRHVDSTGSQTSLEPGDVQMMLAGNGVIHKDTLKPTDGGRVETFALWVLLPANDVEMSDAKSLKFTAGDLPIIEKNNVTTKVLIGELNGIQSPITSPSPILVLDVAIAPYSQWEIQPNEQLTAGFIFIHSGKAYVSSTEVHANQMAIFTPSDNRIEVRTGHCGCRLLLAIGQPLNQSIVATSTSVHTSITLQKESQLYIKQLLKKRGPNSNG comes from the coding sequence ATGGCAGAAAAAACAAGAACAATCAAAAAAGTTCGTTACGGTCTGAAATCAGGATCAATGACAGCTTATATTCAAAGTGGCGAGATAGAAGAGCTCAATCCTTTTGCCTTATGGGATCATTATCAGGCAAAAAATGTCTGCCAACCGGTTGGATTAGACTTTCATGGTCACTCAGGTGTTAACACAATCACCTATCCAATATGCGGCCATTTACGCCATGTTGACTCGACAGGTAGCCAAACTTCACTTGAGCCTGGCGATGTTCAAATGATGCTGGCTGGTAATGGTGTTATACATAAAGACACCTTAAAACCGACTGATGGAGGACGAGTAGAAACCTTCGCCCTTTGGGTATTACTGCCTGCTAACGACGTTGAAATGTCTGACGCCAAAAGCCTCAAATTCACCGCTGGTGACTTACCGATAATAGAAAAGAATAACGTAACCACTAAAGTGCTGATCGGTGAGTTAAACGGAATACAAAGCCCGATAACCTCCCCTTCACCTATTCTTGTACTTGACGTAGCCATCGCCCCCTATAGCCAATGGGAGATCCAGCCAAACGAACAACTGACGGCAGGGTTTATATTTATACATTCAGGCAAAGCGTATGTCAGCAGTACCGAAGTGCATGCCAACCAAATGGCTATATTTACGCCTTCCGACAACAGGATTGAAGTACGCACTGGCCATTGTGGTTGCCGCCTTCTTCTCGCAATAGGGCAGCCGTTGAACCAATCAATTGTTGCCACTAGTACATCGGTACACACTTCGATTACTCTTCAAAAAGAATCACAGCTATACATTAAACAATTACTTAAAAAGAGAGGCCCTAATTCCAACGGGTAA